A genomic window from Accipiter gentilis chromosome 1, bAccGen1.1, whole genome shotgun sequence includes:
- the ARPC2 gene encoding actin-related protein 2/3 complex subunit 2 has product MILLEVNNRIIEETLTLKFEGAAAGNKPEAVEVTFADFDGVLYHISNPNGDKTKVMVSISLKFYKELQEHGADEVLKKVYGSYLVNPESGYNVSLLYDLENLPADKDAIVHQAGMLKRNCFASVFEKYFKFQEEGKEGEKRAVIHYRDDETMYVEAKKDRVTVVFSTVFKDDDDVVIGKVFMQEFKEGRRASHTAPQVLFSHREPPLELKDTDAAVGDNIGYITFVLFPRHTNAAARDNTINLIHTFRDYLHYHIKCSKAYIHTRMRAKTSDFLKVLNRARPDAEKKEMKTITGKTFTTR; this is encoded by the exons ATGATCCTGCTCGAGGTCAACAACCGCATCATCGAGGAGACCCTCACGCTCAAGTTCGAGGGCGCGGCCGCCGG aaataaaccaGAGGCAGTAGAAGTAACATTTGCAG ACTTTGATGGAGTCCTTTACCATATTTCAAACCCCAATGGAGACAAGACAAAAGTGATGGTCAGTATTTCTCTGAAATTCTACAAGGAACTCCAGGAACACGGTGCTGACGAG GTATTGAAGAAAGTCTATGGAAGCTACTTGGTAAATCCTGAATCAG GTTACAATGTCTCTTTGCTCTACGACCTGGAGAACCTTCCTGCAGACAAGGACGCTATCGTGCACCAAGCTGGCATGTTGAAGCGCAACTGCTTTGCTTCAGTCTTTGAGAAGTATTTCAAATTCCAGGAAGAGGgcaaagaaggagagaaaagagctGTCATCCACTACCGGGACGATGAGACAAT GTATGTCGAGGCAAAAAAGGACCGTGTCACGGTTGTGTTCAGCACGGTATTTAAGGATGACGATGATGTGGTGATCGGGAAGGTGTTTATGCAG GAGTTCAAGGAGGGTCGCCGGGCCAGTCACACAGCCCCACAGGTGCTCTTCAGCCACAGGGAGCCGCCCTTGGAGCTGAAAGACACAGACGCGGCTGTTGGCGACAATATTGGCTACATCACCTTTG TGCTGTTCCCCCGTCACACCAATGCTGCTGCCAGAGACAACACCATAAACCTGATCCACACGTTCCGGGACTACCTGCACTATCACATCAAGTGCTCGAAG GCCTATATTCACACGCGTATGAGGGCAAAAACATCGGATTTCCTCAAGGTGTTGAACCGTGCCCGTCCagatgcagagaagaaagaaatgaaaacaatcaC GGGGAAGACGTTCACAACCCGTTAA
- the LOC126042887 gene encoding C-X-C chemokine receptor type 2-like, giving the protein MDSFSFSGDLSNLFSLYNYTYDYSTAMPGTAISSAPCRPDGSVLNKYLVVVIYCLVFILSVVGNGLVVLVVTSSHTNRSVTDVYLLNLAVADLLFALSLPLWAAYRAHEWVFGTVMCKAISVLQEANFYSGILLLACISVDRYLAIVYATRAATEKRHWVKFVCLGIWVFSVLLSLPVLLFREAFPSPSNGTVCYERIGGEDTAKWRVVLRVLPQTFGFALPLLVMLFCYGVTIHTLLQTKNAQKQRAMKVIFAVVLVFLICWLPYNITLVSDTLMRTRAIAETCERRNSIDTALSVTQVLGFAHSCINPIIYAFIGQKFRNSFLKILAQRGLISKDAVARYGHASYASTSGNTSTTL; this is encoded by the coding sequence ATGGATTCCTTCTCCTTCAGCGGGGATTTGTCCAACCTCTTCTCCCTCTACAACTACACCTATGACTATAGCACGGCCATGCCTGGCACCGCTATCTCCTCTGCCCCATGCCGGCCCGATGGCTCTGTCCTCAACAAGTACCTGGTGGTGGTGATCTACTGCCTCGTCTTCATCCTCAGCGTGGTGGGGAATGgcctggtggtgctggtggtgacCTCCAGCCACACCAACCGCTCCGTCACCGATGTCTACCTGCTCAACCTGGCCGTGGCGGACCTGCTCTTTGCCCTCAGCCTGCCACTCTGGGCTGCCTACCGAGCCCACGAGTGGGTCTTTGGCACTGTGATGTGCAAAGCCATCTCTGTGCTGCAGGAGGCCAACTTCTACAGCGGCATCCTGCTGCTGGCCTGCATCAGCGTGGACCGCTACCTGGCTATCGTCTACGCCACCCGGGCTGCCACTGAGAAGAGGCACTGGGTGAAGTTTGTCTGCTTGGGCATCTGGGTCTTCTCCGTGTTGCTTTCCCTGCCCGTGTTGCTGTTCCGTGAGGCTTTCCCCTCACCCAGCAACGGTACCGTGTGCTATGAGCGCATCGGTGGTGAGGACACTGCCAAGTGGCGCGTGGTGCTGCGGGTCCTGCCGCAGACCTTCGGCTTCGCCCTGCCCCTCCTGGTGATGCTCTTCTGCTATGGCGTCACCATCCACACCCTCCTGCAGACTAAGAATGCCCAGAAGCAGCGGGCAATGAAGGTCATCTTCGCTGTGGTGCTAGTCTTCCTCATCTGCTGGTTGCCCTACAACATCACGTTGGTGAGCGACACCCTCATGAGGACACGGGCCATCGCTGAGACCTGCGAGAGGAGGAACAGCATCGACACGGCCCTCTCTGTCACACAGGTCCTGGGCTTTGCCCACAGCTGCATCAACCCCATCATCTATGCCTTCATCGGGCAGAAGTTTCGCAACAGCTTCCTCAAGATCCTGGCACAGCGTGGGCTCATCAGCAAGGATGCTGTGGCCCGCTATGGCCATGCCTCCTACGCCTCCACCTCTGGCAACACCtccaccaccctctga
- the RUFY4 gene encoding RUN and FYVE domain-containing protein 4 — protein MAGDGELNRIIKDLQKTVGELNHGYREQNLPVTDGSRELHSLCAQLEFLLQFDLKERRSFFGQRKDYWDFLCQGLAQRRQEHEGIRFVTSLDKLKTPVGRGRAFLRYCLVHRQLAESLQLCLLNPEILCEWYYARSPFLSPRRRAEILGILYELDGVTFHLALHRADLDTAWPMFSETLVRPSPMARSSPAKMAPQRDDTGTGVYGWPDGIAHPIVAPHGVPNHPCPPTLAALRERGVEVKDVEGDVEDVKVKKNVEEEDGEEVEKDEDKEDEEEVENVEVDVEDVEVEEDVEEEDEEELEDKKETENVDGEELEDAHGSGKASQPNGDGEPGTFPLPSTGFLLGSPPPAPEEPDGTQASLQALVSQLQTELGQREAALRALAARLAREQRRHRRREEGSARWAQLRAREAEALRETNAFLGQALAAAVAAGGPGALARAQEEARVWREAAEERGARLAGALAEAAALASRLRDCQAALAAAGRTDALEDAGALDKVAAVEEVLRRALELACGPQEPPLDPQAEGEPGTATSMAMRLATLAAAAREDAWQGRQQLQAQRQEVARLQEQLSRARQDGERWASALQRAQREALEREATRGAEQARQQELIRDMKGRLLELLREKDALWQKTEGIDTPMPSPAPRDGGLCARCHKDFRLLSRRYNCRLCQGKVCHTCSVDVGKQGRCCLLCYQQRHPQAT, from the exons ATGGCAGGGGACGGGGAGCTCAACCGCATCATCAAGGACCTGCAGA AGACCGTAGGCGAGCTGAACCACGGCTACCGCGAGCAGAACTTGCCAGTGACGGATGGGAGCCGGGAGCTGCACAGCCTCTGTGCCCAGCTGGAGTTCCTCCTCCAG TTCGACCTCAAGGAGAGGAGGAGCTTCTTCGGGCAGCGCAAGGACTATTGGGACTTCTTGTGCCAAGGCCTGGCGCAACGTCGGCAAGAGCATGAGGGCATTCGCTTTGTCACCTCCCTGGACAAG ctgAAGACCCCCGTGGGCAGGGGCCGAGCCTTCCTGCGGTACTGCCTGGTGCACCGgcagctggcagagtccctgcagctctgcctcctcaACCCCGAGATCCTCTG CGAGTGGTACTACGCTCGCAGCCCCTTCCTGAGCCCCCGGCGCCGGGCAGAGATCCTGGGCATCCTCTATGAGCTGGACGGCGTCACCTTCCACCTGGCCCTGCACAGAGCTGACCTGGACACCGCCTGGCCCATGTTCTCCGA GACACTGGTACGACCCAGCCCAATGGCCAGGAGCAGTCCGGCAAAGATGGCCCCACAGAGAGACGATACTGGCACCGGGGTGTATGGATGGCCCGATGGCATCGCCCATCCCATCGTGGCACCCCATGGGGTGCCAAACCACCCATGCCCACCCACCTTGGCTGCCCTGCGTGAGAGGGGTGTAGAGGTGAAGGATGTGGAGGGGGATGTGGAGGACGTGAAGGTGAAGAAGAATGTGGAAGAAGAGGatggagaggaggtagagaaggaTGAGGAcaaggaggatgaggaggaggtggagaacgTGGAGGTGGACGTGGAGGacgtggaggtggaggaggatgtggaagaggaggatgaagaggagctGGAGGATAAGAAGGAGACAGAGAACGTGGatggagaggagctggaggacgCACATGGCTCTGGCAAAGCATCCCAGCCCAATGGTGACGGGGAGCCTGGCACGTTCCCACTGCCCAGCACGGGGTTTCTGCTGGGCTCCCCGCCACCAGCGCCCGAGGAGCCAGACGGGACACAGGCGTCCCTGCAGGCACTGGTGTCCCAGCTGCAGACTGagctggggcagcgggaggcgGCATTGCGGGCGCTGGCGGCCCGGCTGGCACGGGAGCagcggcggcaccggcggcgggaggagggcaGCGCCCGGTGGGCCCAGCTGCGGGCACGCGAGGCCGAGGCGCTGCGGGAAACCAACGCCTTCCTGGGGcaggcgctggcggcggcggtggcagcaGGGGGCCCGGGGGCACTGGCGCGGGCACAGGAGGAAGCACGGGTCTGGCGGGAGGCGGCAGAGGAGCGGGGTGCCCGGCTGGCCGGGGCGCTGGCGGAGGCGGCGGCATTGGCCTCACGCCTGCGGGACTGCCAGGCGGCGCTGGCAGCGGCGGGACGGACGGACGCGCTGGAGGATGCCGGTGCCCTGGACAAGGTGGCCGCTGTGGAGGAGGTGCTGCGGCGGGCGCTGGAGCTGGCCTGCGGCCCCCAGGAGCCCCCGCTGGACCCCCAGGCAGAGGGAGAGCCCGGCACAGCCACCAGCATGGCCATG CGCTTGGCCACCCTGGCTGCTGCGGCACGGGAAGACGCCTGGCAGGGCCGGCAGCAGCTCCAGGCCCAGCGTCAGGAGGTGGCAcggctgcaggagcagctcagcAG GGCTCGGCAGGATGGCGAGCGCTGGGCATCGGCGCTGCAGCGGGCGCAGAGGGAGGCCCTGGAGCGGGAGGCCACACGCGGCGCCGAACAGGCACGGCAGCAGGAGCTCATCCGTGACATGAAGGGgcggctgctggagctgctgcg GGAGAAGGATGCCCTGTGGCAGAAGACGGAGGGCATCGACACCCCGATGCCCAGCCCGGCGCCCCGTGATGGAGGGCTCTGCGCCCGATGCCACAAGGATTTCCGCCTCCTCTCCCGGCGGTACAACTGCAG GCTGTGCCAGGGCAAGGTGTGCCACACGTGCTCCGTGGACGTGGGCAAGCAGGGGcgctgctgcctgctttgctaCCAGCAAAGGCACCCGCAGGCTACATGA